One genomic region from Pyxicephalus adspersus chromosome 1, UCB_Pads_2.0, whole genome shotgun sequence encodes:
- the LOC140336275 gene encoding cytochrome P450 4F2-like isoform X2: MCIKESLGLHPPVTVVSRRCTEDITLPDGEITPKGNICLISIFGTHHNLAVWPNPEVYDPYRFDPQQSQERSSHAFVPFSAGPRNCIRQNFAMAEIKVVLALTLLHFKVFLDPTKTVHRKPELILRAEGGLWLQVEELKA; this comes from the exons ATGTGCATCAAGGAAAGCCTAGGACTACATCCACCTGTAACAGTAGTGTCCAGAAGGTGTACTGAGGACATCACTCTTCCTGATGGAGAAATCACTCCTAAAG GAAACATCTGTCTCATAAGTATATTTGGAACCCATCACAATCTGGCTGTTTGGCCGAATCCTGAG GTCTATGATCCATATCGTTTTGATCCACAACAATCACAGGAGAGGTCCTCACATGCCTTTGTACCCTTTTCTGCTGGACCCAG gaaCTGTATAAGACAAAACTTTGCCATGGCTGAGATAAAAGTGGTTCTGGCTcttacacttttacattttaaagtgttcTTGGATCCCACTAAAACAGTGCACCGGAAGCCTGAACTGATCTTACGAGCTGAAGGTGGGCTGTGGCTGCAAGTGGAGGAACTCAAAGCTTAA
- the LOC140336275 gene encoding ultra-long-chain fatty acid omega-hydroxylase-like isoform X1 has protein sequence MSLYRVVYVISWLFLHDRMLPIVDHLLDALNLEHTTFRIYAVTALLLLSVIVVLQTFLKVVLFVNTYIKNVQRLPPKRNWFLGHLGKAKWRRLFKGGSLSLDMFEHISLMKLDSLLKCTFSYDSDCKEKPSDYIAAIYEFSSLVVKHEHCPPHYFDFIYQFSSNGRKFRKACKIVHNFTADVVQQRKKALQEKGAEYWIKSKQEHRFH, from the exons ATGAGTTTATATAGAGTAGTTTATGTGATCTCCTGGTTGTTTTTGCATGACAG GATGTTGCCCATAGTAGATCATCTGCTGGATGCACTTAACCTGGAGCACACAACATTCAGAATCTATGCGGTCACTGCTTTGCTTCTCCTCTCTGTCATTGTTGTCCTTCAGACGTTTCTCAAAGTGGTGCTGTTTGTAAACACATATATCAAAAATGTTCAGCGACTGCCTCCAAAGCGAAATTGGTTTTTGGGACACTTAGGAAAG GCTAAATGGCGCAGACTGTTTAAAGGAGGCTCCCTGTCCCTGGATATGTTTGAACACATCAGCTTGATGAAGTTGGATTCACTTCTAAAGTGCACATTCAGCTATGACAGTGACTGCAAAGA GAAACCAAGTGATTATATTGCTGCAATTTATGAGTTTAGCTCCTTAGTAGTAAAGCATGAACATTGTCCTCCCCACTATTTTGACTTTATTTACCAATTCTCCTCCAATGGAAGAAAATTCAGAAAAGCCTGCAAAATAGTGCACAATTTTACTGCAGATGTGGTACAGCAGAGGAAGAAGGCGCTACAAGAAAAGGGGGCAGAGTACTGGATTAAGTCCAAGCAAGAACACAGATTTCATTGA